A single genomic interval of Lathyrus oleraceus cultivar Zhongwan6 chromosome 7, CAAS_Psat_ZW6_1.0, whole genome shotgun sequence harbors:
- the LOC127102778 gene encoding uncharacterized protein LOC127102778 — MIREKMKVSHRRQKSYHDKRRKALEFEVDDHVFLRVTPVTSVGRALKSRKLTPGLISQYQISEKVGDVAYRITLPPSLANLHDVFHVSQLRRYIVDPSHVVQLNDVEVRDNLIVETLPMHIEDGEVKQLHGKEIALVKVVWGGPVGGNVTWELESQMRDSYPELFA; from the coding sequence ATGATCAGAGAGAAGATGAAGGTTTCTCATAGACgtcagaagagttaccatgacaagagAAGGAAAGCGCTTGAGTTTGAGGTAGATGATCATGTGTTTTTAAGAGTTACTCCGGTAACGAGTGTTGGTAGAGCATTGAAATCACGTAAGTTGACGCCGGGTTTAATTAGTCAGTATCAGATTTCCGAGAAAGTAGGTGATGTGGCTTATCGAATTACGTTGCCGCCGTCACTTGCTAATCTCCATGATGTGTTTCAcgtgtctcaattgaggagatacattgtggatccttcgcatgttgtcCAATTAAACGATGTTGAGGTTAGAGATAATTTGATCGTGGAGACATTACCTATGCATATAGAAGATGGAGAGGTGAAACAACTCCATGGTAAAGAGATCGCTTTGGTGAAAGTCGTTTGGGGAGGACCGGTTGGTGGAAATGTGACGTGGGAGCTTGAGAGTCAGATGAGGGATTCATATCCTGAGTTGTTTGCTTGA
- the LOC127102777 gene encoding uncharacterized protein LOC127102777: MRGSMVIDTPTMGSVTTSSICFKCLLNICDKDFEVDLVCLPLSQLDVILGMDWLRANHLYINCFAKAVLFLEPEKEGDLFLSTQQVNESVRDGAEVFMLLASLKLSENGTMGEFPVVRDFPEVFPDEVSDFPPEREVEFMIDLIPGTSLILMAPYRMSPSKMKELKCQLEDLLDKRFIRPSVSPWGAPVLLVKKKEETSFGVKLGMFKLTSGILDEIREGQKSDLVLVDEIYSLYSD, encoded by the exons ATGCGTGGAAGCATGGTTATTGATACTCCGACTATGGGTTCAGTGACTACTTCATCTATTTGCTTTAAATGTCTGTTGAATATTTGTGATAAAGATTTTGAAGTTGATTTAGTGTGTCTTCCATTGAGTCAACTTGATGTTATTTTGGGAATGGATTGGTTGAGGGCCAACCATctctatatcaattgttttgcGAAAGCAGTTCTTTTTCTTGAGCCAGAGAAGGAAGGTGATTTATTCTTGTCTACTCAACAAGTGAATGAATCTGTGCGAGATGGTGCTGAAgtgtttatgttgttggcaagTTTGAAGCTTAGTGAAAATGGAACAATGGGTGAATTTCCAGTTGTTCGTGATTTTCCTGAAGTGTTTCCTGATGAGGTTAGCGATTTTCCGCCtgaacgtgaagttgagttcaTGATTGATTTGATTCCTGGTACTAGTCTGATATTGATGGCTCCGTATCGGATGTCACCATCTAAGATGAAAGAGTTGAAGTGTCAACTAGAGGATTTGCTTGATAAGAggtttattcgtccgagtgtgtcaccaTGGGGTGCACCTGTCttgttagttaagaagaaagaag aGACTTCTTTTGGAGTGAAGCTTGGTATGTTCAAGCTTACTAGTGGAATTTTGGATGAGATTCGAGAAGGTCAGAAATCTGATTTGGTTTTG gttgacgaaatcTACTCACTTTATTCtgattag